One window from the genome of Actinoplanes teichomyceticus ATCC 31121 encodes:
- the argH gene encoding argininosuccinate lyase produces the protein MPESDEPTRLWGARFAGGPAEALARLSVSVQFDWRLAPYDLLASRAHARVLANAGLLDADELGRMLAALDDLESACATGEFRPTVEDEDVHTALERGLLERLGALGGKLRAGRSRNDQVATDLRLYLRDHARGVAVALIELADALTEQAARNVGTPAPGMTHVQHAQPVSFGHWLLAHVQPLLRDLERLRDWDTRTAISPLGSGALAGSSLPLDPAAVAKELGFTAPAANSMDAVADRDFVAEFLFVTGLIGVHLSRLGEEVVLWTSTEFGWVELDDAFATGSSIMPQKKNADIAELARGKSGRLIGGLVAVLTMLKGLPLTYDRDMQEDKEPAFDAVDTLELLLPALAGMISTMTVRVDRLAASAPVGFSLATEVADWLVRRGVPFRDAHEITGKLVALCSARECELEDLTDDDLKAVSEHLDPSVREVLSVASALAARTTPGSTGPGPVADQLATVQHKLDTWRQWAVEKVVPR, from the coding sequence GTGCCGGAGAGTGACGAGCCGACCCGGCTCTGGGGTGCGCGATTCGCCGGTGGCCCGGCGGAGGCCCTGGCCCGGTTGAGCGTCAGCGTCCAGTTCGACTGGCGTCTCGCGCCGTACGACCTGCTCGCCTCCCGCGCGCACGCCCGCGTGCTGGCGAACGCGGGCCTGCTCGACGCGGACGAGCTGGGCCGGATGCTGGCCGCGCTGGACGACCTGGAGTCGGCCTGCGCCACCGGCGAGTTCCGTCCCACCGTGGAGGACGAGGACGTGCACACCGCCCTGGAGCGCGGGCTGCTGGAGCGCCTCGGCGCGCTCGGCGGCAAGCTGCGCGCCGGACGGTCCCGCAACGACCAGGTCGCCACCGACCTGCGGCTCTACCTGCGCGACCACGCCCGCGGGGTGGCCGTCGCGCTGATCGAGCTGGCCGACGCGCTGACCGAGCAGGCGGCCCGCAACGTCGGCACCCCGGCGCCCGGCATGACCCATGTGCAGCACGCGCAGCCGGTCAGCTTCGGGCACTGGCTGCTGGCCCACGTCCAGCCGCTGCTGCGGGACCTGGAGCGGCTGCGCGACTGGGACACGCGTACCGCGATCAGCCCGCTCGGCTCCGGCGCGCTGGCCGGCTCGTCGCTGCCGCTCGACCCGGCCGCGGTCGCCAAGGAGCTGGGCTTCACCGCCCCCGCGGCGAACTCGATGGACGCCGTCGCCGACCGGGACTTCGTCGCCGAGTTCCTGTTCGTCACCGGGCTGATCGGCGTGCACCTGTCCCGTCTCGGCGAGGAGGTGGTCCTGTGGACCTCCACCGAGTTCGGCTGGGTGGAGCTCGACGACGCCTTCGCCACCGGTTCGTCGATCATGCCGCAGAAGAAGAACGCGGACATCGCGGAGCTGGCCCGGGGCAAGAGCGGCCGGCTGATCGGCGGCCTGGTCGCGGTGCTGACCATGCTCAAGGGACTGCCGCTGACGTACGACCGGGACATGCAGGAGGACAAGGAGCCGGCCTTCGACGCGGTCGACACCCTGGAGCTGCTGCTCCCGGCGCTGGCCGGGATGATCTCCACGATGACCGTCCGGGTCGACCGGCTGGCCGCCTCGGCCCCGGTCGGCTTCTCCCTGGCGACCGAGGTCGCCGACTGGCTGGTGCGTCGCGGCGTCCCGTTCCGCGACGCCCACGAGATCACCGGCAAGCTGGTGGCGCTCTGCTCGGCGCGCGAGTGCGAGCTGGAGGACCTGACCGACGACGACCTGAAGGCGGTCAGCGAGCACCTGGACCCGTCGGTGCGCGAGGTGCTCTCGGTCGCGTCCGCCCTGGCGGCCCGCACCACGCCGGGCTCGACCGGCCCCGGCCCGGTCGCCGACCAGCTGGCCACCGTCCAGCACAAGCTCGACACGTGGCGGCAGTGGGCGGTGGAGAAGGTCGTCCCCCGCTGA
- a CDS encoding TetR/AcrR family transcriptional regulator C-terminal domain-containing protein, with product MTKSQGDAKNPGDAGRQGDVVRAALAVLDEQGAAAVSMRAIAERLGVRMNTVLWHTKSRSRLGELMADAIIGGVRLDGLPEHWRERAAEIMRRYRGALLAHRDGAAVVAGTYAAEPATLDVAEALIGALLDGGLPEREAVWTCWSLVYFTLGLTQEEQAAPARFTGEPEVGERPALRRVLPHLTAASFGERFEHGLARLLGSP from the coding sequence GTGACCAAGAGTCAAGGGGATGCCAAGAATCCCGGGGATGCCGGGCGCCAAGGGGATGTGGTGCGGGCCGCGCTGGCGGTGCTCGACGAGCAGGGTGCGGCCGCCGTCTCGATGCGAGCCATCGCCGAGCGCCTCGGCGTACGGATGAACACGGTGCTCTGGCACACCAAGAGCCGGTCCCGGCTGGGCGAGCTGATGGCCGACGCGATCATCGGCGGCGTCCGGCTCGACGGCCTGCCGGAGCACTGGCGGGAGCGGGCCGCCGAGATCATGCGGCGGTACCGGGGGGCCCTGCTTGCCCATCGCGACGGCGCGGCCGTGGTGGCCGGCACGTACGCCGCCGAGCCGGCCACCCTGGACGTCGCGGAGGCGCTGATCGGCGCGCTGCTCGACGGGGGCCTGCCGGAGCGGGAGGCGGTGTGGACGTGCTGGAGCCTGGTCTACTTCACGCTCGGCCTGACCCAGGAGGAGCAGGCCGCACCCGCCCGCTTCACCGGCGAGCCGGAGGTCGGCGAGCGGCCCGCGCTGCGGCGGGTGCTGCCGCACCTGACCGCGGCGTCGTTCGGCGAACGCTTCGAGCACGGCCTCGCGCGGCTGCTGGGCAGCCCGTGA
- the argG gene encoding argininosuccinate synthase, with the protein MTKRKIVLAFSGGLDTSYALVAFREKGWDVVTANIDTGGLHSGEGEAVKARAEELGAVEHHVVDARAELYDRVVTYAIKANYLRNGAYPSCVGAERLIQAEKVVEVALAVGADAVAHGSTGAGADHVRYDAVIRALAPQLEIVTPIRDERLTREEETEYLRSRGYQVSEKVKKYSINEGLIGTSIGGEETYGSWEYLPEDAWTYTRSIDAAPAQGVELLLTFEKGEVVSATTAGGEPIEGTGPGAPNYAILQALNVLGGEHGVGRGIHMGSTMVGNLARVGFEAPGMLILIAAHRELEKLVLSNRQQATKATLGNTYGDLLHEAVYFDPIMDDFRAFLDSSQTRVTGTVRVLLHKGNIVPLGSKSPYSLLDAATRQGVVYGHGSSAWTGEQARAFAHMYAMPGSIARIAGQPAAG; encoded by the coding sequence ATGACCAAGCGCAAGATCGTTCTCGCCTTCTCCGGCGGGCTGGACACCTCGTACGCCCTCGTCGCCTTCCGGGAGAAGGGCTGGGACGTGGTCACCGCGAACATCGACACCGGCGGCCTGCACAGCGGGGAGGGCGAGGCGGTCAAGGCCCGCGCCGAGGAGCTGGGCGCCGTCGAGCACCACGTCGTCGACGCGCGCGCCGAGCTCTACGACCGGGTGGTCACCTACGCGATCAAGGCGAACTACCTGCGCAACGGCGCCTACCCGTCGTGCGTCGGCGCGGAGCGGCTGATCCAGGCGGAGAAGGTCGTCGAGGTGGCGCTGGCGGTCGGCGCGGACGCGGTGGCGCACGGCTCGACCGGCGCCGGCGCCGACCACGTGCGGTACGACGCGGTGATCCGCGCCCTCGCCCCGCAGCTGGAGATCGTCACCCCGATCCGCGACGAGCGGCTCACCCGCGAGGAGGAGACCGAGTACCTGCGCAGCCGCGGCTATCAGGTCAGCGAGAAGGTCAAGAAGTACTCGATCAACGAGGGGCTGATCGGCACCTCGATCGGTGGCGAGGAGACCTACGGCAGCTGGGAGTACCTCCCCGAGGACGCCTGGACCTACACCAGGTCGATCGACGCGGCCCCGGCCCAGGGCGTCGAGCTGCTGCTGACGTTCGAGAAGGGTGAGGTCGTCTCGGCCACCACGGCCGGCGGCGAGCCGATCGAGGGCACCGGCCCGGGCGCGCCGAACTACGCCATCCTGCAGGCGCTCAACGTGCTCGGCGGCGAGCACGGCGTCGGTCGCGGCATCCACATGGGCTCCACCATGGTCGGCAACCTGGCCCGGGTCGGCTTCGAGGCGCCCGGCATGCTGATCCTCATCGCGGCGCACCGTGAGCTGGAGAAGCTGGTGCTGTCCAACCGGCAGCAGGCGACCAAGGCGACGCTCGGCAACACGTACGGCGACCTGCTGCACGAGGCCGTGTACTTCGACCCGATCATGGACGACTTCCGGGCGTTCCTGGACTCCAGCCAGACCCGGGTCACCGGCACCGTGCGGGTGCTGCTGCACAAGGGCAACATCGTGCCGCTGGGCAGCAAGAGCCCGTACAGCCTGCTGGACGCGGCGACCCGGCAGGGCGTCGTCTACGGGCACGGCTCGTCGGCGTGGACCGGCGAGCAGGCACGGGCGTTCGCGCACATGTACGCCATGCCGGGCAGCATCGCCCGGATCGCCGGGCAGCCGGCCGCCGGGTAG
- a CDS encoding FAD-dependent monooxygenase, with amino-acid sequence MGDVVIVGAGPTGLWLAGELRLGGATVTVLEARAERDPNSKALTIHPRTIEILDTRGVVEPFLAEGVRIPDGHFGGLPDRMDFAALDTPYPYTLALPQARTEELLEARARQLGATIRRGCRVTGLAGHGVVLESGEVVAARYVAGCDGVRSTVRAAAGIAFPGTGATTWGWLGDVVLDAPPEGGVATIAGPRGGLMVVPLGAGVSRLVGADPSTARPQWPGELTLDELRATVRRIAGTDFGMRDPIWLSRFGNATRQAATYRRGRVLLAGDAAHQHFPTGGVGMNVGIQDAHNLGWKLAAVLTGRAGDALLDTYHEERHPVGAALLAHTRAQTALMTAYTPEGQALRALLSGLITTAPDMSRQLAERLSGLDVTYPTGRRVGNLSFPDGTTLFQRLRGGRHVETEVGLVRPDGHLAHPPGGGARIAGQPAE; translated from the coding sequence ATGGGCGATGTCGTGATCGTGGGCGCGGGCCCCACCGGGCTCTGGCTCGCCGGCGAACTGCGGCTGGGTGGGGCCACCGTCACCGTGTTGGAGGCGCGCGCCGAGCGGGACCCGAACTCCAAGGCGTTGACCATCCACCCGCGCACCATCGAGATCCTGGACACCCGTGGCGTGGTGGAGCCGTTCCTGGCCGAGGGCGTGCGGATCCCGGACGGCCACTTCGGCGGGCTGCCCGACCGGATGGATTTCGCGGCGCTGGACACGCCGTACCCGTACACGCTCGCGCTGCCCCAGGCGCGCACCGAGGAACTGCTCGAAGCGCGCGCCCGGCAGCTCGGAGCGACCATCCGCCGGGGCTGCCGGGTCACCGGTCTGGCCGGGCACGGTGTGGTGCTGGAGAGCGGAGAGGTGGTGGCGGCCCGGTACGTGGCCGGCTGCGACGGCGTCCGCAGCACCGTCCGGGCGGCGGCCGGCATCGCCTTCCCCGGCACCGGCGCCACCACCTGGGGCTGGCTCGGTGACGTCGTGCTCGACGCCCCGCCGGAGGGTGGCGTCGCCACCATCGCCGGTCCGCGGGGTGGCCTGATGGTCGTGCCGCTGGGCGCAGGGGTCTCCCGGCTCGTCGGCGCGGATCCGTCCACCGCCCGGCCGCAGTGGCCCGGCGAGCTGACCCTCGACGAGCTGCGCGCCACCGTGCGCCGCATCGCCGGCACGGACTTCGGGATGCGCGATCCGATCTGGCTCTCCCGGTTCGGCAACGCCACCCGGCAGGCCGCCACCTACCGCCGGGGCCGGGTGCTGCTCGCCGGCGACGCCGCGCACCAGCACTTCCCGACCGGCGGGGTGGGGATGAACGTCGGCATCCAGGACGCGCACAACCTCGGCTGGAAACTCGCCGCGGTGCTCACCGGCCGGGCCGGCGACGCGCTGCTGGACACCTACCACGAGGAGCGCCACCCGGTCGGCGCGGCGTTGCTGGCGCACACCCGGGCGCAGACCGCCCTGATGACCGCGTACACGCCGGAGGGGCAGGCGCTGCGGGCGCTGCTGAGCGGGCTGATCACGACCGCGCCGGACATGTCGCGGCAGCTGGCGGAGCGCCTGTCCGGGCTGGACGTCACCTATCCGACCGGCCGGCGGGTGGGCAACCTGTCGTTCCCCGACGGCACCACACTCTTCCAGCGGCTACGCGGCGGCCGGCACGTCGAGACCGAGGTGGGACTGGTGCGGCCGGACGGTCACCTCGCCCACCCGCCGGGCGGCGGCGCCCGGATCGCCGGGCAGCCGGCCGAGTAG
- the dapE gene encoding succinyl-diaminopimelate desuccinylase yields the protein MAYLDLTGDVVALTRTICDIPSVSGDEKQLADAVEEALRGFGHLEVLRDGDAVVARTALARPTRVVLAGHLDTVPIADNLPVIEDGDVLRGRGTVDMKAGVAVMLHLAATLTAPRYDVTYVFYDHEEVAAKLNGLGRLVRNHPAWLAGDFAILGEPSDGTVEGGCQGTMRVKITVPGVAAHAARSWRGSNAIHSAGAVLDVLRAYQPRQPVVDGLQYREGLNAVKIEGGIAGNVIPDLCTVFVNYRFAPDRDVAAAEAHLREVFAGFELEVTDSAPGARPGLDRPAAKEFVDLVGRAPQAKLGWTDVSRFAGLGIPAVNYGPGDPLLAHTDGEFVPVPEIRTALHNLTTWLS from the coding sequence ATGGCCTATCTCGATCTCACCGGCGACGTGGTCGCCCTCACCCGCACGATCTGTGACATCCCGTCGGTCAGCGGCGACGAGAAGCAACTGGCGGACGCCGTGGAGGAAGCGCTGCGCGGGTTCGGTCACCTGGAGGTGCTGCGCGACGGCGACGCCGTGGTCGCCCGGACCGCCCTCGCCCGGCCCACCCGCGTGGTGCTCGCCGGCCACCTGGACACGGTGCCGATCGCGGACAACCTGCCGGTGATCGAGGACGGCGACGTGCTGCGCGGCCGGGGCACGGTGGACATGAAGGCGGGTGTGGCGGTCATGCTGCACCTCGCCGCGACGCTGACCGCCCCGCGCTACGACGTCACCTACGTCTTCTACGACCACGAGGAGGTCGCGGCCAAGCTCAACGGCCTCGGCCGGCTGGTGCGCAACCATCCGGCATGGCTGGCCGGCGACTTCGCCATCCTCGGTGAACCGTCCGACGGCACCGTCGAGGGCGGCTGTCAGGGCACCATGCGCGTGAAGATCACCGTGCCCGGGGTGGCGGCGCACGCCGCCCGCTCGTGGCGGGGCAGCAACGCCATCCACAGCGCCGGCGCCGTCCTCGACGTGCTGCGCGCCTACCAGCCGCGGCAGCCGGTGGTCGACGGCCTGCAGTACCGGGAGGGCCTGAACGCGGTCAAGATCGAGGGCGGCATCGCCGGGAACGTGATCCCCGACCTGTGCACCGTCTTCGTCAACTACCGCTTCGCCCCGGACCGGGACGTCGCGGCCGCCGAGGCCCACCTGCGCGAGGTCTTCGCCGGCTTCGAGCTGGAGGTCACCGACTCGGCGCCGGGCGCCCGCCCGGGCCTGGACCGGCCGGCCGCCAAGGAGTTCGTCGACCTGGTCGGCCGGGCGCCGCAGGCCAAGCTGGGCTGGACGGACGTGTCACGCTTCGCGGGCCTGGGCATTCCCGCGGTCAACTACGGCCCCGGGGACCCGCTGCTGGCGCACACCGACGGGGAGTTCGTGCCGGTACCGGAGATCCGGACCGCGCTGCACAACCTGACCACCTGGCTCAGCTGA
- a CDS encoding LacI family DNA-binding transcriptional regulator encodes MRARMADIARQAQVSEATVSRVINDRPGVSPETRQAVLTALDVLGYERPERLRKRSAGLVGLVVPELDNPIFPAFAQVIESTLAQSGYTPVLCTQSPGGVTEDEYVEMLLDRQVSGIVFVSGLHADTTADPERYLRLLARPLPIVLVNGHTNGIDAPFVSCDEQLAGELAVGHLASLGHRRIGLISGPHRFSPVQRKLAGYRAAVQRELGTPASEVDDLVELTLFGVEGGEVAAERLLNKGATGIICGSDLMALGAIRAARRRGMSVPGDVSVIGFDDSPLMAFTDPPLTTLRQPVAAMAVAAVRSLVDEINGHGSPRSEYLFRPELVVRSSTAMAPARRKLTADASAA; translated from the coding sequence ATGCGTGCACGGATGGCGGACATCGCCCGTCAAGCCCAGGTCAGCGAGGCGACGGTCTCTCGCGTCATCAACGACCGCCCGGGCGTCTCCCCGGAAACCAGGCAGGCGGTCCTGACCGCCCTCGACGTGCTGGGGTACGAACGCCCCGAGCGGCTGCGCAAACGCAGCGCCGGCCTGGTCGGCCTGGTCGTGCCCGAGTTGGACAACCCCATCTTCCCGGCGTTCGCCCAGGTCATCGAGTCGACCCTGGCCCAGTCGGGGTACACGCCGGTGCTGTGCACGCAGTCGCCCGGCGGGGTCACCGAGGACGAGTACGTGGAGATGCTGCTGGACCGCCAGGTCTCCGGCATCGTCTTCGTGTCCGGCCTGCACGCCGACACCACCGCCGACCCCGAGCGGTACCTGCGCCTGCTCGCCCGCCCGCTGCCGATCGTGCTGGTCAACGGCCACACCAACGGCATCGACGCGCCATTCGTCTCGTGCGACGAGCAGCTCGCCGGCGAACTGGCGGTGGGCCACCTGGCATCGCTCGGGCACCGGCGGATCGGGCTGATCTCCGGCCCCCACCGGTTCAGCCCGGTGCAGCGCAAACTCGCCGGCTACCGGGCCGCCGTGCAGCGCGAGCTGGGCACCCCGGCCTCCGAGGTGGACGATCTGGTGGAGCTGACGCTGTTCGGCGTCGAGGGCGGCGAGGTGGCCGCTGAACGCCTGCTGAACAAGGGCGCCACCGGCATCATCTGCGGCTCCGACCTGATGGCGCTGGGCGCCATCCGGGCCGCGCGCCGGCGCGGCATGAGCGTCCCGGGCGACGTGTCCGTGATCGGGTTCGACGACTCTCCGCTGATGGCCTTCACCGACCCGCCGCTGACCACGCTGCGCCAGCCGGTCGCGGCGATGGCCGTGGCCGCCGTCCGCTCCCTGGTCGACGAGATCAACGGGCACGGCTCGCCCAGGTCGGAGTACCTTTTCCGACCCGAGCTGGTGGTCCGCAGCTCGACCGCGATGGCCCCGGCACGGCGCAAACTGACGGCCGACGCCTCAGCCGCCTGA